The Heyndrickxia vini genome contains a region encoding:
- the yabQ gene encoding spore cortex biosynthesis protein YabQ, with translation MSLATQFYTMLAMISMGSFFGATLDTYNRFLKRSVRKRWIVFIHDVMFWLLQGLLIFYILFLVNFGEIRFYIFVALVCGFAAYQALMKTTYLKLLETIIYVTITIVSFLKDIFTALIYNPLKWMIILFITILVGIGKGLYSLVQFILKVLLLMVKILFKPIIWIGKILWRVFPTSVKKYIEKFYIGIEGIAKKGTNKLVNGFKIIFRSHKNK, from the coding sequence ATGAGCTTGGCTACCCAATTTTATACCATGCTTGCCATGATCTCCATGGGAAGCTTTTTTGGTGCAACCCTTGACACGTACAATCGATTTTTAAAGCGTAGTGTGAGGAAGCGTTGGATTGTTTTTATTCATGATGTTATGTTTTGGTTATTGCAAGGCTTACTAATATTTTATATTTTGTTTTTAGTGAATTTTGGGGAAATCCGTTTTTATATTTTTGTTGCATTAGTCTGTGGTTTTGCTGCATATCAAGCATTAATGAAAACAACTTATCTTAAATTATTGGAGACAATCATTTATGTTACAATAACAATCGTTTCTTTTCTTAAAGATATATTTACCGCATTAATATATAACCCTTTAAAATGGATGATTATCTTATTTATTACGATTTTAGTCGGGATAGGAAAAGGTTTATATTCTCTTGTACAATTTATTCTTAAGGTGTTATTATTAATGGTAAAGATTCTATTTAAACCAATTATTTGGATTGGCAAAATTTTATGGCGAGTATTTCCGACATCTGTTAAAAAATATATCGAAAAGTTTTATATAGGAATTGAAGGAATTGCAAAAAAAGGAACGAATAAATTAGTGAATGGCTTTAAAATAATCTTTCGTTCACACAAAAATAAATAA
- a CDS encoding FtsB family cell division protein, whose product MGSKSKQKIMAMENTYTKQQEVKERALARRKVLLLRRLSLLLIITVAFSYILISTLISRNDLLKEKKQEKVKLEKTLAKLDKKKSLLKDEVVKLNDDEYIAKLARSEYFLSQDGEIIFNIPEPKEKEEEDELY is encoded by the coding sequence ATGGGTAGCAAATCAAAGCAAAAAATTATGGCAATGGAAAATACGTATACGAAACAACAAGAAGTAAAAGAAAGAGCATTAGCCAGGAGAAAAGTGCTGCTTTTGCGTCGTTTATCGTTATTATTAATAATAACTGTCGCCTTTTCCTATATCTTAATTTCTACTCTTATTTCTAGAAATGATCTTCTCAAGGAAAAGAAGCAAGAAAAGGTAAAGCTGGAAAAGACATTAGCGAAATTGGATAAGAAGAAATCACTACTGAAAGATGAAGTAGTAAAGTTGAATGATGATGAGTATATTGCCAAGCTTGCGAGAAGTGAATACTTTCTTTCTCAGGATGGAGAAATCATTTTTAATATTCCAGAGCCAAAAGAAAAAGAGGAAGAAGATGAGTTATATTGA
- a CDS encoding S1 domain-containing RNA-binding protein, protein MSIEVGSKLQGKVTGITNFGAFVELPEGSTGLVHISEVADNYVKDINEHLKVGDEVLVKVINEKDGKIGLSIRKAKEQAQAQTHRPRQNKPNNNFRTKENFEQKMARFLKDSEDRLSSLKRNTESKRGGRGARRG, encoded by the coding sequence ATGTCAATCGAAGTAGGCAGCAAGTTACAAGGTAAGGTAACAGGCATCACAAATTTCGGAGCGTTTGTAGAATTACCAGAAGGCTCAACTGGACTTGTTCATATTAGTGAAGTCGCTGATAATTATGTTAAAGATATTAATGAGCATTTAAAAGTAGGCGATGAAGTACTAGTAAAAGTGATCAATGAGAAGGATGGGAAAATCGGTCTTTCTATAAGAAAAGCGAAAGAACAGGCACAAGCTCAAACACATAGGCCTCGCCAAAACAAACCCAATAATAATTTCCGCACAAAGGAAAACTTTGAGCAAAAAATGGCGCGCTTCTTAAAGGATAGTGAAGATCGATTATCATCATTAAAGCGAAATACTGAATCAAAACGTGGTGGCCGTGGTGCTAGACGAGGCTAA